Proteins from a genomic interval of Pseudodesulfovibrio nedwellii:
- a CDS encoding 16S rRNA (guanine(527)-N(7))-methyltransferase RsmG: MANVSPSYDDVLAAAERLGRPVDAEQAELLAVYLRQLIKWNKKMNLVGKSDWRTVFNTLVVDSLFLADFLKGLPLGDKPLCLDFGAGAGLPGIPLRALWQEGDYWLVELREKRALFMTSVLSKLKLPGTNVFRGRAEDALARLEKGRTEATADLILSRAFMPWPKLLDFIYPMLRKDEERAGVAVILSNDLPPAESELPEGWVLGNVASYPAARGERFFWSLKVR; this comes from the coding sequence ATGGCGAACGTATCTCCTTCATATGATGATGTCTTAGCTGCTGCGGAGCGGTTGGGTCGACCCGTGGATGCGGAGCAGGCAGAACTGTTGGCGGTGTATCTGAGGCAGCTGATCAAGTGGAACAAGAAGATGAACCTGGTTGGCAAGTCTGACTGGCGGACCGTTTTCAATACACTTGTGGTGGACTCCTTGTTTTTGGCGGATTTTTTGAAAGGGCTGCCACTTGGCGACAAACCGTTGTGTCTCGATTTTGGTGCCGGAGCGGGGTTGCCGGGGATTCCTTTGCGTGCGTTATGGCAGGAAGGAGATTACTGGCTTGTCGAATTGCGCGAGAAGCGAGCGTTGTTTATGACATCCGTACTCAGCAAGCTCAAATTGCCCGGTACAAATGTCTTTCGCGGTAGGGCAGAAGATGCTTTGGCGCGACTGGAAAAGGGCAGGACAGAAGCAACTGCTGATCTTATCCTCAGCCGTGCGTTTATGCCGTGGCCCAAGCTGCTTGATTTCATTTATCCCATGTTGCGTAAGGATGAAGAGAGGGCTGGTGTTGCGGTCATCTTGTCCAATGATCTGCCTCCCGCTGAATCTGAATTGCCTGAAGGGTGGGTGCTCGGAAATGTCGCGAGTTATCCAGCGGCCCGGGGAGAGCGTTTTTTTTGGTCGTTGAAGGTGCGGTAG
- a CDS encoding class I SAM-dependent methyltransferase: MNNDELRKIWDERAEQHAARKLCKSDNHSGQFYHESWWRHIEPLLPEFPEGKVLEAGCGTGRWAEHLVPMGFALTCSDFSPGMLAKAQEDADRKGFDNIRFEVLDVCDLHPFKDASFDMVISTGEPISLSSDPKKAIGEYCRVVRPGGYVLCDAGNKYRLAFDLFRDKPSADFMHTLETGEFSSKGNMDLHLFGPTELTKTFEHFGMTIHTLAGLTPLFTFPPSAKTNAAMKATDTTQALEKLERDYATHPEVIALSSRLIVVAQKPQ, encoded by the coding sequence ATGAACAATGACGAACTGCGAAAAATTTGGGACGAAAGGGCTGAACAGCATGCGGCAAGAAAGCTGTGCAAATCAGATAACCATTCAGGCCAATTCTATCATGAAAGTTGGTGGCGGCACATAGAACCACTTCTCCCAGAATTTCCCGAAGGTAAAGTACTGGAAGCAGGCTGCGGAACCGGACGATGGGCCGAGCATCTGGTCCCCATGGGTTTTGCTCTCACGTGTTCGGATTTTTCGCCTGGCATGCTCGCGAAAGCACAAGAAGACGCTGACCGTAAAGGTTTCGACAACATCAGATTTGAGGTGTTGGATGTCTGCGACCTGCATCCCTTTAAAGACGCCAGCTTCGATATGGTCATATCAACCGGGGAACCTATTTCCTTATCCTCCGACCCGAAGAAAGCCATAGGCGAATACTGCCGTGTCGTCCGTCCCGGCGGGTACGTCTTATGCGATGCAGGAAACAAATACCGCCTCGCTTTTGACTTATTCCGCGACAAGCCATCCGCAGATTTCATGCACACGCTTGAAACCGGCGAATTTTCATCCAAGGGGAATATGGATCTGCACCTGTTCGGCCCGACAGAGCTTACAAAAACCTTTGAGCACTTTGGCATGACAATACACACCCTCGCAGGCCTCACTCCCCTGTTCACATTCCCACCCAGCGCAAAGACCAATGCCGCAATGAAAGCAACAGACACCACTCAGGCCCTTGAAAAACTTGAACGCGATTACGCTACACACCCGGAAGTGATCGCCTTAAGCAGCAGACTCATCGTCGTTGCACAAAAACCACAGTAA
- a CDS encoding MarR family winged helix-turn-helix transcriptional regulator yields the protein MTTKEETIVHISGRLKRIIRQHMRIEKLPIHIGESCVLRPGEVHFVQAIGRNPGMNIHELGGVMGVTRSASSQMVGKLVEKCFAEKRSTPENRKEARVYLTSAGEEAFSVHEDFHERHFKELLHRLDEFSDTQIATAAAVLSVFEGIMDERMEELFGKE from the coding sequence ATGACGACAAAAGAAGAAACCATTGTACATATTTCTGGAAGGTTGAAGCGGATTATTCGTCAACATATGCGTATCGAGAAGTTACCAATTCATATTGGTGAGTCGTGTGTGCTGCGGCCGGGAGAAGTGCATTTCGTGCAGGCCATTGGCCGAAATCCCGGGATGAATATACATGAACTCGGTGGGGTGATGGGGGTGACACGGAGTGCCTCATCACAAATGGTTGGCAAGTTGGTGGAGAAATGTTTTGCAGAAAAGCGTTCTACACCTGAGAATCGCAAGGAAGCTCGGGTTTATTTAACTTCTGCAGGAGAAGAGGCATTTAGTGTTCATGAAGATTTTCATGAGCGGCATTTTAAAGAGTTGCTGCACAGACTCGATGAGTTTTCTGATACTCAGATAGCGACGGCTGCAGCAGTCCTTTCCGTGTTCGAAGGCATCATGGACGAACGCATGGAAGAACTCTTCGGCAAAGAATAG
- the cysS gene encoding cysteine--tRNA ligase yields the protein MRLYNTLKRQKEEFTPANGNDVNMYVCGITAYDLCHIGHARSSVVFDVLYRYLQRKGYNVNFIRNFTDIDDKIIKRANEVGKEAGEIAEKFIGEFYVDMDKLSVLRPDVEPKCTEHIPEMIALTERLINKGHAYSTPSGDVYFKVRSFEGYGKLSGRNIDELESGARIDPGEEKQDPLDFALWKGAKPGEPSWESPWGQGRPGWHLECSAMSEKYSSLPLDIHGGGQDLSFPHHENEVAQSEADTGKPFANYWVHNGFVQINSEKMSKSLGNFFTIRDILDKFLAETLRYFLLTMHYRSPLDFSFEALEEAEKGIKRIYSALAQMDVELAKSKWKKSPFPEELVTELTEIEKHFDEAMEDDMNTAGALGHVFSAIRLAGRVAEDKNLRKSEGGRDLFTRIKKNVAHWGEVLGIFEREPVEFLTELRDNRAARTDIDPVKVQGLLDARQQARKDKDFEKSDAIRDELAEMNVEVKDTPQGATWDVQ from the coding sequence ATGAGACTTTACAATACGCTCAAACGACAGAAAGAAGAATTCACCCCGGCGAACGGCAATGACGTCAATATGTACGTCTGCGGCATCACGGCATACGATCTCTGTCACATCGGCCATGCTCGCTCCAGCGTGGTTTTCGACGTCTTGTACCGATATCTCCAGCGCAAAGGTTACAACGTCAACTTCATCCGCAATTTCACGGACATTGATGACAAGATCATCAAGCGCGCCAATGAAGTCGGAAAGGAAGCTGGCGAAATCGCCGAAAAATTCATCGGTGAATTCTATGTGGACATGGACAAACTATCCGTACTTCGTCCAGATGTGGAACCCAAGTGTACCGAACACATCCCTGAAATGATCGCCCTGACCGAACGTCTCATCAACAAAGGACACGCTTACTCCACCCCATCCGGTGACGTCTATTTCAAGGTCCGTTCCTTTGAAGGATACGGCAAACTGTCAGGCCGCAACATCGACGAGTTGGAATCCGGTGCACGCATCGACCCCGGTGAAGAAAAGCAGGACCCGCTCGATTTCGCACTGTGGAAAGGAGCAAAACCCGGCGAACCTTCCTGGGAATCCCCTTGGGGCCAAGGCCGTCCCGGCTGGCATTTGGAATGTTCGGCAATGTCCGAAAAATACTCTTCCCTGCCGCTGGATATTCACGGCGGTGGACAGGATCTTTCCTTCCCGCACCACGAAAACGAAGTAGCACAGTCTGAGGCTGACACGGGCAAACCGTTCGCCAACTACTGGGTGCACAACGGATTCGTACAGATCAACTCCGAGAAGATGTCCAAGTCCCTTGGCAACTTCTTCACCATCCGGGACATTCTGGACAAATTCCTTGCCGAGACACTGCGGTACTTTCTGCTGACCATGCACTATCGCAGCCCACTCGACTTTTCTTTCGAGGCCCTCGAAGAAGCAGAAAAAGGCATCAAACGCATCTACTCCGCTTTGGCCCAGATGGACGTTGAACTGGCCAAATCCAAATGGAAAAAATCTCCGTTCCCTGAAGAACTGGTTACTGAATTGACCGAGATCGAAAAGCATTTCGACGAAGCAATGGAAGACGACATGAACACGGCTGGTGCGTTAGGACATGTCTTCTCCGCCATTCGTCTGGCCGGACGCGTTGCAGAGGACAAGAACCTGCGCAAATCCGAAGGTGGTCGCGATCTGTTCACCCGCATCAAAAAAAACGTTGCCCATTGGGGCGAGGTACTCGGTATCTTCGAACGCGAACCTGTCGAGTTTCTGACCGAGTTGCGAGATAACCGCGCCGCCCGGACCGATATAGATCCGGTCAAGGTTCAAGGGCTTTTAGACGCCCGTCAGCAGGCACGTAAAGACAAGGATTTCGAGAAGTCCGATGCCATTCGTGATGAACTGGCTGAAATGAACGTTGAGGTTAAAGACACGCCGCAGGGCGCTACTTGGGACGTGCAGTAA
- the ispD gene encoding 2-C-methyl-D-erythritol 4-phosphate cytidylyltransferase, translating into MTRPLKNIWGIILAAGSGTRLAEAVNGERKQYLEYKSAPLFWHCARTFSRVARVKGLVFVFPPEDAPTMEKKLRQYFKSEDLGLKWKVIPGGERRQDSVKNGLIGLPKECDGILVHDSARPFVSPRIITDLIDTLDNGARGVIPTIPVTDTVKRVADDKVVDTLNRAELAAVQTPQGFETSILKEAHDRADAEGWEVTDDASMVEKLAEVDVIPGETRNIKITVPEDLKRLEETKTTVPCMGWGYDVHRFGGENDRPLTLGGVPIAGGPTIIAHSDGDVLLHALTDAILGTFGGGDIGKHFPDTDPKFKGVDSSIFLREVLTMAEETGTRIVHADLTVITQAPRLSPHANQIAKNICRLLGLDAHQVNFKATTEEKLGFTGAKKGIKAVASVTGLRDL; encoded by the coding sequence ATGACGCGTCCACTCAAAAATATCTGGGGCATAATCCTTGCCGCAGGCTCCGGTACAAGACTGGCTGAAGCCGTAAACGGCGAACGCAAGCAGTACCTCGAATACAAATCGGCACCACTGTTCTGGCATTGCGCCCGAACATTCTCACGTGTAGCCCGCGTCAAGGGGCTAGTGTTCGTCTTCCCGCCCGAAGACGCTCCGACCATGGAGAAAAAACTCCGCCAATATTTCAAATCCGAAGACCTCGGCCTGAAGTGGAAAGTCATCCCCGGTGGCGAACGCCGTCAGGATTCCGTCAAGAACGGTCTGATCGGTCTGCCCAAGGAATGCGACGGTATTCTGGTCCACGACTCGGCTCGCCCGTTCGTATCACCTCGAATCATCACTGACCTTATCGACACCCTCGATAATGGCGCGCGCGGTGTGATCCCTACCATACCGGTGACGGACACGGTCAAACGCGTGGCTGACGATAAGGTTGTCGACACCCTGAACAGGGCCGAACTGGCCGCGGTCCAAACTCCGCAGGGATTCGAAACATCCATTCTCAAAGAAGCCCATGACCGGGCTGATGCCGAAGGGTGGGAAGTAACAGATGATGCCAGCATGGTTGAAAAGCTGGCTGAAGTGGACGTGATTCCCGGCGAGACACGCAACATCAAGATCACTGTTCCCGAGGACCTAAAGCGTCTGGAAGAAACAAAGACCACTGTCCCATGTATGGGCTGGGGCTACGATGTCCACCGCTTTGGCGGTGAAAATGATCGTCCACTGACACTTGGTGGGGTTCCCATTGCCGGTGGCCCGACCATCATTGCTCACTCAGATGGCGATGTACTCCTGCATGCCCTGACAGATGCCATTCTGGGCACTTTCGGTGGCGGAGACATTGGCAAACATTTCCCGGACACGGACCCGAAATTCAAGGGCGTGGACAGCTCTATCTTTCTGCGAGAAGTTCTGACCATGGCAGAAGAAACCGGAACGCGTATCGTCCACGCGGATCTGACGGTTATTACTCAAGCGCCGAGACTTTCCCCGCATGCGAATCAAATCGCAAAAAACATCTGCCGTCTCCTCGGACTGGATGCTCATCAGGTTAACTTCAAGGCCACCACTGAAGAGAAACTCGGCTTTACCGGCGCCAAAAAAGGTATCAAGGCCGTAGCTTCCGTTACGGGTCTCCGGGATTTGTAG
- a CDS encoding zinc ribbon domain-containing protein yields MYQKQIEQLIVLQQVDDEILTLRDVIEQAPKELSDLESQMSEFDERRNQIDERTGILKEQQKKLTFEIDEDAGKIKKSKNKLMLVGNTKEYHAMMREMDSLEKLNRMRDDEQEAVREELIRQDEATESLTEEMSGVKEQYAALKTTLDERLAKAQKKLDSLGRKRKKSSKAVPPPILGRYEFIRERLKNPVIVPVSKGVCSGCNIMIPPQSYNDLQKGQQILSCPNCQRLIYWKAHIEPESQD; encoded by the coding sequence ATGTATCAGAAACAAATCGAACAGTTGATCGTTCTCCAGCAGGTTGACGACGAAATCCTCACCCTCAGGGATGTGATCGAGCAGGCTCCCAAAGAGCTGTCCGACCTTGAATCACAGATGAGCGAATTCGATGAGCGCCGCAACCAGATCGACGAAAGGACTGGCATCCTCAAAGAACAGCAGAAAAAGCTGACCTTTGAAATCGATGAGGACGCCGGGAAAATCAAAAAGTCCAAAAACAAACTGATGTTGGTTGGCAACACCAAGGAATACCACGCCATGATGCGCGAAATGGATTCCCTGGAAAAGCTCAACCGCATGCGTGATGACGAGCAGGAAGCCGTGCGTGAGGAGCTCATCCGTCAGGACGAGGCCACTGAGTCCCTGACCGAAGAAATGAGTGGAGTCAAAGAGCAGTACGCAGCTCTCAAGACAACCTTGGACGAACGTCTGGCCAAAGCTCAAAAGAAACTCGACTCCTTGGGCCGCAAGCGCAAGAAGTCAAGCAAGGCTGTTCCGCCGCCGATCCTGGGGCGTTACGAGTTCATCCGTGAACGCTTGAAGAATCCGGTCATCGTACCAGTTTCCAAAGGCGTATGTTCGGGCTGTAATATCATGATTCCGCCGCAGTCCTACAATGATTTGCAGAAAGGCCAGCAAATTTTGAGCTGCCCCAACTGCCAGCGCCTCATTTACTGGAAGGCGCACATTGAACCGGAATCTCAGGATTAG
- a CDS encoding Nif3-like dinuclear metal center hexameric protein encodes MKIKDILSFFRLLSPEANQSSWDNCGVQIAGEITETDKVAVALEPTPATLEKCLNWGAGAVITHHPLYMKPKAPNVESMYMDVLRQVVKSGAWLYSAHTSLDTRPGGPAFWLGYDFALEDRKLLEIETGYTPIEASFYTEEPISREAADIWANHDGIHSVSQSRTGEVRLVCDESHWADVANKIEFSMSKRPLFYIRSLTAPRREVGFGEVGRLPEPMPWDAFIAKLDTLLQRDALIICGPQPETVTTVAYCGGSGSSLIEKAAKAGADVFITGDMKYHAAVETPICVVDAGHFSLEEEMMRRFAKELTGEMVDADVQFFEGEDPFRVHVKK; translated from the coding sequence ATGAAAATTAAGGATATTTTATCGTTTTTCCGCCTTTTGTCCCCAGAAGCAAATCAAAGCTCCTGGGACAATTGTGGTGTCCAAATTGCCGGTGAAATAACGGAAACCGACAAAGTCGCCGTAGCTTTAGAACCGACTCCGGCAACCCTTGAAAAGTGTCTAAATTGGGGCGCCGGGGCCGTGATTACACATCACCCTCTGTACATGAAGCCCAAGGCTCCGAACGTGGAGTCCATGTATATGGACGTTCTGCGTCAAGTAGTTAAAAGCGGTGCATGGCTGTACAGCGCACATACGTCTTTGGACACTCGCCCCGGTGGTCCGGCCTTCTGGCTGGGATACGATTTTGCATTGGAAGACAGGAAACTCCTCGAAATCGAGACCGGCTACACTCCCATCGAGGCCTCTTTCTACACGGAAGAACCTATCTCCCGCGAAGCTGCCGACATCTGGGCCAATCACGACGGCATTCACTCCGTGTCGCAGAGTCGTACCGGCGAAGTCCGCCTGGTCTGCGACGAATCGCATTGGGCGGATGTTGCCAATAAAATTGAATTTTCCATGAGCAAACGTCCTCTGTTCTACATTCGTTCACTGACTGCGCCCCGGCGCGAAGTCGGTTTTGGCGAAGTCGGCAGATTGCCTGAGCCCATGCCATGGGATGCGTTCATCGCAAAACTGGATACCCTTCTCCAGCGTGACGCGCTCATAATTTGCGGACCGCAGCCCGAAACCGTTACAACGGTAGCCTACTGCGGCGGATCTGGATCGTCGCTTATCGAAAAGGCCGCAAAAGCCGGAGCTGACGTATTTATTACCGGTGACATGAAGTATCATGCAGCGGTAGAAACACCCATTTGTGTTGTAGATGCCGGACATTTTTCATTGGAAGAAGAAATGATGCGTCGATTTGCCAAAGAACTTACAGGCGAAATGGTTGACGCGGACGTACAATTTTTCGAAGGCGAAGACCCGTTCCGGGTACACGTCAAAAAATAG
- a CDS encoding MATE family efflux transporter, whose translation MTQTTDTTDLTSRPVSAVIRQIAVPASVGFFFNTMFNVVDTWWAGRIDTQAVAALALSLPVYFIITALASGIGTGSTALMGSALGAKDRKQASFIAVQMLSFGIFVSIFLAWFGLTFSPSIFGWLGAEGHYLETCLAYMNPIFACNIATVAIFLFNAILQSQGDTKSFRNVLVFGATLNIALDPWFIYGGFGLPALGLQGVAWSTVIIQAFGAIYLGYRARQTGLVVTNAGKNLIPHPTLYADIARQGFPAALNSMTIALGFFVIFKFVSGFGPEAAAAYGIATRIDQIVLLPSIGLSVAALTVTAQNYGANRIDRIRESVRKNLKYGAILLLPLSIPIFLLAEPLMRFFTSDPAVISIGAEYLRIDAFTLYGYVIIFVATSTLQGMKRPLFAIWMGLARQVVAPFALFTLFTAVLGYGTISLWLSILAIVWISAAIASWYAMKVIRQVEKTQ comes from the coding sequence ATGACACAGACCACAGACACCACAGACCTCACCTCGCGCCCAGTTTCCGCAGTCATCCGACAGATCGCCGTTCCCGCTTCGGTGGGTTTCTTTTTCAACACCATGTTCAACGTGGTGGACACGTGGTGGGCTGGACGCATTGATACTCAGGCCGTAGCTGCGCTGGCCCTTTCTTTGCCCGTCTATTTCATCATTACCGCCCTTGCCAGTGGTATCGGCACTGGTTCCACCGCCCTCATGGGGTCTGCTCTCGGGGCTAAAGATCGTAAACAAGCATCATTCATTGCCGTGCAGATGCTCAGTTTCGGCATCTTTGTATCCATTTTCCTGGCATGGTTCGGCCTGACGTTTTCTCCGTCCATTTTTGGCTGGCTCGGCGCTGAAGGCCATTACCTTGAGACCTGTCTGGCCTATATGAACCCGATTTTTGCCTGCAACATCGCTACAGTGGCTATTTTCCTCTTCAACGCTATTCTTCAATCACAGGGTGACACCAAAAGTTTTCGCAATGTCCTCGTCTTTGGTGCCACATTGAATATAGCCCTTGATCCATGGTTCATCTATGGCGGTTTCGGTCTCCCCGCCCTGGGACTTCAAGGCGTGGCATGGTCAACGGTCATCATCCAGGCTTTCGGAGCCATCTATCTCGGATACCGAGCGCGTCAAACAGGACTGGTTGTCACCAACGCCGGCAAAAACCTGATTCCGCACCCCACTCTCTACGCCGACATAGCACGACAGGGATTCCCGGCAGCGCTTAATTCCATGACCATCGCCCTCGGGTTTTTCGTCATCTTCAAATTCGTCTCCGGTTTCGGGCCTGAAGCGGCAGCAGCCTATGGTATCGCCACCCGCATCGACCAGATCGTCCTTCTGCCATCCATCGGCCTGAGTGTAGCCGCCTTGACAGTCACCGCGCAAAACTACGGAGCAAACCGCATTGACCGTATCCGCGAATCCGTACGCAAAAATCTCAAGTATGGAGCGATCCTCCTCCTGCCACTTTCGATACCTATCTTTCTGTTAGCCGAACCGCTTATGCGATTCTTCACCTCCGACCCCGCAGTCATATCCATTGGCGCGGAATATCTGCGCATTGATGCGTTTACCTTATACGGATACGTAATCATCTTCGTGGCAACATCCACTCTACAAGGCATGAAGCGCCCCCTTTTCGCCATCTGGATGGGCCTTGCCCGCCAAGTCGTCGCGCCATTCGCACTCTTTACTTTGTTCACCGCAGTACTCGGTTATGGAACAATCTCACTCTGGCTTTCCATCCTTGCCATCGTCTGGATATCCGCTGCCATAGCATCCTGGTACGCAATGAAGGTGATCCGACAGGTTGAAAAGACACAGTAG
- a CDS encoding AraC family transcriptional regulator → MGKTPTNTDVRFWRAPDLPGVEVRYSSYNEEAFRKHTHVAYSIGLIETGRTTFTLNGEAFHAGAGQLVLIEPEVVHVCNPDLDSRMTYRMFYVESSWLEAVGAEMFGREIRPPSFPLPVVDDPELVAHWRDLHEVIISDGECLEKESLLVEGLADLLSRHAECGDVQVLVGQGDAILAVKNHLAENLAEKVSLDALSEVAHVSRYHLLRTFQDAVGLSPHAYQNQLRVDLGKKLLAENLSISHVAVEAGFVDQSHFSRVFKQYTGATPQQYQAGVGIRS, encoded by the coding sequence ATGGGAAAGACTCCAACGAATACAGATGTGCGGTTTTGGCGCGCCCCAGACTTACCGGGCGTGGAAGTCCGTTATTCCAGTTACAACGAAGAGGCTTTTCGCAAGCATACCCACGTGGCCTATTCAATAGGACTCATAGAGACAGGGAGAACAACATTTACTCTTAACGGCGAAGCTTTTCATGCTGGTGCCGGTCAGTTGGTTTTGATCGAACCGGAGGTTGTTCATGTCTGTAATCCTGATTTGGATTCCCGTATGACCTATCGTATGTTTTATGTGGAATCCTCATGGTTGGAAGCAGTGGGGGCAGAGATGTTTGGCCGGGAGATAAGGCCTCCTTCATTTCCCTTGCCGGTCGTGGATGATCCTGAATTGGTTGCGCATTGGCGGGATTTGCATGAGGTGATCATCAGCGATGGTGAATGTCTCGAAAAGGAATCCTTGTTGGTGGAAGGGCTTGCAGACTTGTTGTCGAGACATGCCGAATGTGGAGACGTTCAGGTTCTTGTTGGGCAAGGTGACGCAATCTTGGCCGTGAAGAATCATTTGGCGGAGAATTTGGCTGAGAAGGTCAGTCTTGATGCGTTGTCAGAAGTCGCGCATGTGAGTCGTTATCATTTGCTGAGGACATTTCAGGACGCCGTGGGCTTGTCGCCACATGCATATCAGAATCAGCTTCGGGTCGATTTGGGCAAGAAGCTCCTGGCGGAGAATCTCTCCATTAGCCATGTCGCTGTAGAGGCTGGGTTCGTGGATCAGAGTCATTTTTCCCGAGTGTTCAAGCAGTATACCGGAGCTACCCCTCAACAATATCAGGCTGGGGTCGGAATTCGCAGCTGA
- a CDS encoding DMT family transporter, translated as MKETMTDGTVVDALLHSGVHSMGPRLLASLCLAGAVLLWGTSFMATKIALTEFSPMVVIWLRMAIAAFLVLFLFKHIPAPDYRKGDWKVLAFLCLMQPCLYFLFEGYAIALTTSAQAGMISALVPLMVMVGAWAILKESMSLRGVLGIVVSICGVIWLSFGGIPDVTAPNPLLGNTLEVGAMVCVAIYMVVMKRLSARYSTWWLTGMQCVAGAFFFLPGAIVSGFGPLQEVSLSAWCAVGYLGFFVTLGAFGLYNMAMTFMPAGRAALAVNMVSPVALVTGWLVLGESMSLMQLVACGIIGLGVWLGRRG; from the coding sequence ATGAAAGAGACGATGACTGACGGCACGGTTGTGGATGCTTTGCTTCATTCTGGTGTTCACTCCATGGGGCCACGTTTGCTTGCTTCGCTGTGTCTTGCCGGAGCCGTTTTGCTTTGGGGGACATCGTTTATGGCGACCAAGATCGCTTTGACCGAATTTTCCCCCATGGTCGTTATCTGGTTGCGTATGGCCATCGCCGCATTTTTGGTTTTGTTTCTTTTTAAACACATACCCGCACCTGACTATCGAAAAGGGGATTGGAAAGTTCTGGCCTTTCTTTGTTTAATGCAACCCTGCCTGTATTTTTTGTTCGAGGGGTATGCCATCGCCCTGACAACGTCCGCTCAGGCCGGCATGATTTCCGCTCTGGTGCCTTTGATGGTTATGGTTGGGGCGTGGGCCATCCTTAAGGAGTCCATGTCTTTGAGGGGGGTGTTGGGGATAGTAGTTTCCATATGCGGTGTGATTTGGCTGTCGTTTGGCGGGATACCTGACGTGACTGCCCCAAATCCACTTCTTGGAAACACGCTCGAAGTCGGGGCCATGGTGTGTGTCGCTATTTATATGGTGGTCATGAAAAGGCTGTCAGCACGATATTCCACATGGTGGCTGACGGGTATGCAATGCGTAGCCGGCGCATTCTTTTTTTTGCCGGGAGCGATTGTGTCAGGCTTTGGCCCGTTGCAGGAAGTCTCTTTATCTGCATGGTGTGCAGTGGGATATCTTGGTTTTTTCGTCACTTTGGGGGCGTTTGGTTTATACAATATGGCCATGACATTCATGCCTGCGGGACGGGCTGCCTTGGCTGTTAACATGGTCTCGCCTGTGGCCTTGGTGACGGGGTGGCTTGTACTTGGTGAATCCATGTCGTTGATGCAGTTGGTCGCCTGCGGGATTATCGGTCTTGGTGTGTGGCTGGGGCGGAGAGGATAG
- a CDS encoding phosphotransacetylase family protein has protein sequence MAGLYIGSTTGYSGKNMIAMGLGLKLQKEGFNVGYMKPVGAMPMEIDGKLGDEDAAFVQDVLGVTADPEMVTPVVVTQDFKVKAFTGKMDGLLDKIVEGYAAVSEEKDVTLVAGSGSMYSGKYCDTDAISVIKKLGIKTIIIDRFQKELKYDYLMVMKETLGDLMAGVILNDVPPNFMDEIDQLLAPALESKGVKVLGVIPRDPLMGAIKVGDLADRLGGKIISAHNKSERVVESFLIGTMQVENFMTHFRKKKNSAIIVGGDRSDVQLVALEGDCPCLILTGNLYPNDIILTRSEVLETPIIMVREDTFTVAKKMDDILSRHKLRDAIKIKQGAELVASNIDFEFLKKELGLK, from the coding sequence ATGGCAGGTCTCTACATTGGATCAACAACGGGATACTCAGGCAAAAACATGATCGCTATGGGTCTGGGCCTGAAACTACAGAAAGAAGGCTTCAACGTCGGGTACATGAAACCGGTCGGAGCCATGCCCATGGAGATCGACGGCAAACTCGGCGACGAGGATGCGGCATTCGTGCAGGATGTGCTCGGTGTCACAGCTGACCCAGAAATGGTCACTCCCGTGGTTGTCACCCAAGATTTCAAAGTCAAAGCCTTCACCGGCAAGATGGACGGCCTCCTCGACAAGATCGTGGAAGGCTACGCCGCTGTATCCGAAGAAAAGGACGTCACTTTGGTGGCGGGGTCCGGCTCCATGTACTCCGGCAAGTACTGCGACACTGACGCTATTTCCGTCATCAAAAAGCTCGGCATCAAGACCATCATCATCGACCGGTTCCAAAAGGAACTGAAATACGATTATCTCATGGTCATGAAAGAAACTCTGGGAGACCTCATGGCCGGCGTCATCCTAAACGATGTCCCACCGAATTTCATGGACGAAATCGACCAGCTTCTCGCCCCTGCGTTGGAATCCAAGGGCGTCAAAGTTCTCGGCGTAATTCCTCGTGATCCACTCATGGGAGCCATCAAGGTCGGCGATCTGGCCGATCGTCTTGGCGGCAAGATCATTTCCGCACACAACAAAAGTGAACGTGTTGTGGAATCTTTTCTCATCGGCACCATGCAGGTGGAAAACTTCATGACGCATTTCCGCAAAAAGAAAAATTCTGCCATCATCGTGGGTGGTGATCGCTCGGATGTCCAACTCGTGGCACTCGAAGGCGACTGCCCCTGTCTGATTCTAACAGGCAATCTCTATCCCAATGACATTATCCTGACCCGCTCCGAGGTCTTGGAAACGCCTATCATCATGGTCCGCGAAGACACCTTCACTGTAGCCAAGAAAATGGACGATATCCTGTCACGCCACAAACTGCGTGATGCCATCAAGATCAAGCAAGGCGCAGAACTGGTCGCCAGCAACATCGATTTCGAGTTCCTGAAAAAAGAACTGGGACTGAAATAG